In the genome of Manduca sexta isolate Smith_Timp_Sample1 unplaced genomic scaffold, JHU_Msex_v1.0 HiC_scaffold_827, whole genome shotgun sequence, one region contains:
- the LOC115448217 gene encoding UPF0415 protein C7orf25 homolog: CSNLRHLGAMVECSKRPGVLAVCKIFHINETNKLLIDIISEQGKIWTKVIARNPKSLSALSAGKASYGARSILDQAEDYLECAKLYPCMYQPPKVIFEFMSGIEENLANKLKAIGIIVKGEILPNSVYIEDCDDSWSSESSDEESLCNQQSSLEQVSQCMEEHPKIDTLNLDVTAMMAYVSNMTNGHCNYVFIQEVLTQQCAWEAERPVKPVLERLFEGKSLVCCRTAWDDFEKIVNTLGGPMEKVRTEELKKMVEVFPDDYGGDDDYPRHNLKVRGHVRLRSKIIFNFGHRIKALTVSANEGFLRSSLQQGVTYAAFIHESRALTEGKESTAKKIEL, encoded by the exons TGTTCCAATCTTCGACATCTCGGGGCGATGGTTGAGTGCTCGAAGCGACCTGGCGTCCTTGCCGTATgcaaaatatttcacattaacGAAACCAATAAGTTACTCATAGACATAATAAGCGAACAAGGCAAAATATGGACTAAAg TGATAGCAAGAAATCCTAAATCATTATCTGCACTTAGTGCAGGGAAGGCATCATATGGTGCTCGTTCTATTTTGGATCAAGCTGAGGATTATTTGGAATGTGCAAAGCTTTATCCATGTATGTACCAACCTCCAAAG gtgatatttgaatttatgaGTGGTATAGAAGAAAACTtagcaaacaaattaaaagctattggtattattgtaaaaggtgaaattttaCCAAACTCTGTATATATTGAAGATTGTGATGATTCATGGAGTTCTGAGTCTAGCGATGAAGAATCTCTGTGCAA tcAACAATCATCGTTAGAACAAGTCTCACAGTGTATGGAAGAACATCCTAAGATTGACACATTAAATCTAGATGTTACTGCAATGATGGCTTATGTTAGTAATATGACAAATGGACACtgcaattatgtatttatacaagAGGTACTAACACAGCAATGTGCTTGGGAAGCTGAGAGACCAGTTAAACCTGTTTTGGAAAGATTATTTGAAG GAAAATCCTTAGTATGCTGCAGAACGGCATGGGACGACTTTGAGAAGATAGTAAATACATTGGGCGGACCAATGGAAAAGGTTAGAACAGAAGAATTAAAGAAAATGGTGGAAGTATTTCCTGATGATTATGGAG GTGATGATGATTACCCTAGACATAATCTTAAAGTGAGAGGTCATGTCCGGTTGaggtctaaaataatttttaattttggccACAGAATAAAAGCTCTTACTGTTTCTGCCAATGAGGGATTTTTGAGGTCTTCTCTTCAACAg ggTGTAACATATGCAGCATTTATTCATGAATCAAGAGCTCTTACCGAAGGCAAGGAGAGTACTgccaaaaaaattgaattatga